One genomic region from Conexibacter woesei DSM 14684 encodes:
- a CDS encoding metal-dependent transcriptional regulator: MSHEHVTVAEEEYLQMLFWLYEANLPMTGANLARAMQLSAPTVHEMIGRLERDGYVTRARDKSISFTDAGRREAEEVTSRHRLIERFLTDTVGVPWDEVHEEAERLEHAMTPRFEAFVRASVGDAATCPHGHPIRVGERVAGVPLADCEIGAEVHVLRLENEAEDLLHYLMDAGVGPGLEGKVSVSDDEHVTIAAPDGSEHTLTRSVAETVTVRADPSPPPRTAIPAEQLVLGKDRYGR; encoded by the coding sequence GTGTCCCACGAGCACGTGACGGTGGCCGAGGAGGAGTATCTCCAGATGCTGTTCTGGCTGTACGAGGCCAACCTGCCGATGACCGGTGCGAACCTCGCGCGCGCGATGCAGCTGTCCGCCCCGACGGTCCACGAGATGATCGGCCGGCTGGAGCGCGACGGGTACGTCACGCGTGCGAGAGACAAGTCGATCTCGTTCACCGACGCGGGCCGCCGCGAGGCCGAGGAGGTGACCAGCCGCCACCGGCTGATCGAGCGCTTCCTGACCGACACCGTCGGCGTCCCGTGGGACGAGGTGCACGAGGAGGCCGAGCGGCTGGAGCACGCGATGACGCCGCGCTTCGAGGCGTTCGTGCGCGCCTCGGTCGGCGACGCGGCGACCTGCCCGCACGGCCATCCGATCAGAGTCGGCGAGCGCGTCGCGGGCGTCCCGCTGGCGGACTGCGAGATCGGCGCCGAGGTGCACGTGCTGCGGCTCGAGAACGAGGCCGAGGACCTGCTCCACTACCTGATGGACGCGGGCGTCGGGCCGGGGCTGGAGGGCAAGGTCTCCGTCAGCGACGACGAGCACGTCACGATCGCGGCGCCGGACGGCTCCGAGCACACGCTCACGCGCTCGGTCGCCGAGACCGTCACGGTCCGCGCCGACCCGTCGCCGCCGCCGCGCACCGCGATCCCTGCCGAGCAGCTCGTGCTCGGCAAGGACCGCTACGGGCGGTAG
- a CDS encoding SDR family NAD(P)-dependent oxidoreductase: MEVGSGTRALVTGASRGIGRALAQRLAARGARLGLLARSETELEQLTAALPAAAAGPHLALPCDVGVREQVESAVARFAAEAGRLDLAIANAGVAHYGPFGELEPELVERMTRINWLGTVWTVRAALEPMLAAGRGHVVIVSSGAGQRAFPDAAVYGATKAAQRAFGEALRHELAGTGVSLTVAYPGEIATSLHDHEKARMPAWYHGGDRAASPDGLADAVLDAVQRDRRAVAYPRAVGLLGIAHGVSPRLADAVLRRLRGPTAAPRRD; this comes from the coding sequence GTGGAGGTCGGATCCGGCACCAGGGCGCTCGTGACCGGCGCTTCGCGCGGCATCGGCCGCGCGCTGGCGCAGCGGCTCGCCGCGCGCGGGGCGCGCCTCGGGCTGCTGGCGCGCTCGGAAACGGAGCTGGAGCAGCTGACCGCCGCGCTGCCGGCGGCCGCCGCCGGCCCGCACCTCGCACTGCCGTGCGACGTCGGGGTGCGGGAGCAGGTGGAGAGCGCGGTCGCGCGCTTCGCCGCCGAGGCCGGCAGGCTCGACCTCGCGATCGCGAACGCCGGCGTCGCGCACTACGGGCCGTTCGGCGAGCTGGAGCCGGAGCTGGTCGAGCGGATGACGCGGATCAACTGGCTCGGCACCGTCTGGACGGTGCGCGCAGCGCTCGAGCCGATGCTGGCCGCCGGCCGCGGCCACGTCGTGATCGTCTCCTCCGGCGCCGGTCAGCGCGCCTTTCCCGACGCCGCCGTCTACGGCGCGACGAAGGCGGCGCAACGGGCGTTCGGCGAGGCGCTCCGGCACGAGCTGGCCGGCACCGGCGTCTCGCTCACGGTCGCCTACCCAGGCGAGATCGCCACCTCCCTGCACGACCACGAGAAGGCGCGGATGCCGGCGTGGTACCACGGCGGCGACAGAGCGGCGTCGCCCGACGGCCTCGCCGACGCCGTGCTCGACGCGGTCCAGCGCGACCGCCGCGCCGTCGCCTACCCGCGCGCGGTCGGCCTGCTCGGGATCGCGCACGGCGTCTCGCCGCGCCTCGCCGACGCCGTCCTGCGCCGCCTGCGCGGTCCGACGGCCGCCCCGCGGCGGGACTGA
- a CDS encoding RNA polymerase sigma factor produces the protein MDPRRTVEAVWRIESPRLIASLARLVRDVGLAEELAQDAFVLALEQWPRDGVPPNPGGWLMATAKHKAIDRIRRERTRDDKYAQLAVDLAASGAGSAPAPDAAAVEAVEDDLLSLVFVACHPVLPREARVALTLRLLGGLSTDEIARAFLVPSATLGQRISRAKRTLAEAQVPFELPGEDELPARLAAVLEVVYLVFNEGYAASSTEAWVRRDLAEEAMRLGRVLAGLLPREPEVHGLNALMELQASRFGARVGPDGEPILLPDQDRRRWDRMLAARGLAALDRATQLRRPLGPYTVQAAIAACHARAPSFAATDWEAIVALYDALGQLAPSPVIDVNRAVAVLHADGPEAALAALERVREDPRLARYHLLGAVRADVLLRLGRDDDAVEELRRAAALAPTERERRLLLDRAARAAEATG, from the coding sequence ATGGACCCGCGGCGCACCGTCGAGGCGGTTTGGCGGATCGAGTCGCCGCGGCTGATCGCCTCGCTGGCGCGGCTCGTCCGCGACGTCGGGCTGGCCGAGGAGCTGGCCCAGGACGCGTTCGTGCTCGCGCTCGAGCAGTGGCCGCGCGACGGCGTCCCGCCGAACCCCGGCGGCTGGCTGATGGCGACGGCCAAGCACAAGGCGATCGACCGGATCCGCCGCGAGCGCACGCGCGACGACAAGTACGCGCAGCTCGCGGTCGACCTCGCGGCGTCGGGGGCGGGGAGCGCGCCCGCTCCCGACGCCGCAGCCGTCGAGGCGGTCGAGGACGACCTGCTGTCGCTCGTCTTCGTCGCCTGCCACCCGGTCCTCCCGCGCGAGGCGCGCGTGGCGCTGACGCTGCGGCTGCTCGGCGGTCTCAGCACCGACGAGATCGCGCGCGCGTTCCTCGTCCCGTCGGCGACGCTCGGGCAGCGGATCTCGCGCGCCAAGCGCACGCTGGCGGAGGCGCAGGTGCCGTTCGAGCTGCCGGGAGAGGACGAGCTGCCGGCGCGCCTGGCGGCGGTCCTGGAGGTCGTCTACCTCGTCTTCAACGAGGGCTACGCGGCCAGCTCGACGGAGGCGTGGGTCCGCCGCGACCTCGCCGAGGAGGCGATGCGGCTCGGGCGCGTGCTCGCCGGGCTGCTGCCGAGAGAGCCCGAGGTGCATGGCCTGAACGCGCTGATGGAGCTGCAGGCGTCGCGCTTCGGCGCACGCGTCGGCCCCGACGGCGAGCCGATCCTGCTGCCCGATCAGGACCGCAGGCGCTGGGACCGGATGCTCGCCGCCCGCGGCCTGGCGGCGCTCGACCGCGCGACGCAGCTGCGGCGGCCGCTCGGCCCGTACACCGTGCAGGCGGCGATCGCCGCCTGCCACGCCCGCGCGCCGAGCTTCGCCGCGACCGACTGGGAGGCGATCGTCGCGCTCTACGACGCGCTCGGCCAGCTCGCGCCGTCGCCGGTGATCGACGTCAACCGCGCTGTCGCGGTGCTGCACGCGGACGGTCCGGAGGCCGCGCTCGCAGCGCTGGAGCGCGTGCGGGAGGACCCGCGCCTGGCCCGCTACCACCTGCTCGGCGCGGTCCGCGCCGACGTCCTGCTGCGGCTCGGCCGCGACGACGACGCCGTCGAGGAGCTGCGGCGCGCTGCCGCCCTCGCCCCGACGGAGCGCGAACGCCGGCTGCTGCTCGACCGCGCCGCGCGCGCCGCCGAGGCCACGGGGTGA
- a CDS encoding YciI family protein, translated as MKVMVMIKVNAANEDKIAPTEEMLREMGEYNEQLVKAGIMLDGQGLKPSREGAQVVFEGGTTSVVDGPFTESKEIVAGTWIWQVRTLEEAVEWVKRCPTHPDGMRELIEIRPLYSLEDFGEAYTPEQQEHDARLAEQVRAQHPDA; from the coding sequence ATGAAGGTCATGGTCATGATCAAGGTCAACGCCGCCAACGAGGACAAGATCGCTCCGACCGAGGAGATGCTGCGCGAGATGGGCGAGTACAACGAGCAGCTCGTCAAGGCCGGGATCATGCTCGACGGTCAGGGCCTCAAGCCGAGCAGAGAGGGCGCGCAGGTCGTCTTCGAGGGCGGCACGACGTCGGTCGTCGACGGGCCGTTCACGGAGTCGAAGGAGATCGTCGCCGGCACGTGGATCTGGCAGGTCAGAACGCTGGAGGAGGCGGTCGAGTGGGTCAAGCGCTGCCCGACGCACCCGGACGGGATGCGCGAGCTGATCGAGATCCGCCCGCTCTACTCGCTGGAGGACTTCGGCGAGGCGTACACGCCCGAGCAGCAGGAGCACGACGCGCGGCTCGCCGAGCAGGTCCGCGCTCAGCACCCGGACGCCTGA
- a CDS encoding LysR family transcriptional regulator, translated as MTLQQLQYFLAAIEHGTFSAAADALYLAQPSLSEQVRRLEAELGVALFVRAGRRLVLTEAGRTLRPEAERTLAAAARAAESVADVRELRAGTATFGTFGDAPPWLIGNIAAAFRRRHPDVRLRVVGLNSSEVADEVREGRIEAGLVVLPIDDAGLDVRPAMEDELVYVSADPARVARPVAIEQLAEVPLILYDARWGWEDPTRRALFQRAQRAGVRLEAAIEVEEVSNALDLAARGLGDTVISASISLRRGALPSALGYASFDEPLNETFAFIARRDAPVSPATRELIALAERQLADMQERREAARVENARRRSTS; from the coding sequence ATGACGCTCCAGCAGCTCCAGTACTTCCTCGCGGCGATCGAGCACGGCACGTTCAGCGCCGCCGCCGACGCGCTCTACCTCGCGCAGCCGTCGCTCTCGGAGCAGGTTCGGCGGCTGGAGGCGGAGCTGGGCGTCGCGCTGTTCGTGCGCGCGGGCCGCAGACTCGTGCTGACCGAGGCCGGCCGCACGCTGCGGCCCGAGGCGGAGCGCACGCTCGCGGCGGCGGCGCGCGCCGCCGAGTCCGTCGCCGACGTGCGCGAGCTGCGCGCCGGGACCGCCACGTTCGGCACGTTCGGCGACGCGCCGCCGTGGCTGATCGGCAACATCGCCGCCGCCTTCCGGCGCCGCCACCCGGACGTGCGCCTGCGCGTCGTCGGGCTCAACTCCAGCGAGGTCGCCGACGAGGTGCGCGAGGGGCGCATCGAGGCGGGCCTGGTCGTGCTGCCGATCGACGACGCCGGGCTCGACGTGCGCCCGGCGATGGAGGATGAGCTGGTCTACGTCAGCGCCGACCCGGCGCGCGTCGCGAGACCGGTCGCGATCGAGCAGCTCGCCGAGGTCCCGCTGATTCTCTACGACGCCCGCTGGGGCTGGGAGGACCCGACGCGCCGGGCGTTGTTCCAGCGCGCCCAGCGCGCCGGTGTCCGGCTGGAGGCCGCGATCGAGGTCGAGGAGGTCTCCAACGCGCTCGACCTCGCCGCGCGCGGCCTCGGCGACACCGTCATCTCGGCCTCGATCTCGCTGCGCCGCGGTGCGCTTCCGAGCGCACTCGGGTACGCCTCCTTCGACGAGCCGCTGAACGAGACGTTCGCGTTCATCGCGCGACGCGACGCGCCGGTCTCGCCCGCGACGAGGGAGCTGATCGCGCTCGCCGAGCGGCAGCTCGCCGACATGCAGGAGCGGCGTGAAGCAGCTCGTGTCGAAAACGCGCGGCGCCGTTCGACGTCGTGA
- a CDS encoding DMT family transporter, which yields MNASPQISRERQGLLLCALAAVGFGTMGVLAKLAYAAGANVLTLLSVRFAVGALLLWAIAAHRGVARIPSRRAALGALLLGLLLYSAESGLYASALTHIDASLAELLMFTYPAIVVLAAIALRREQPSQRRVGAVAIASSGVVLVLLGGSTGAIDPVGVGLALGAALLYAVYVLSADALGGRLHPLTFAALICTGAAISFSVVGGASGSLQLGGLAGEAWLWIGVIGVASTAVGMSAFVAGVERLGPSRASIMSALDPVVAVIAGAAVFSERLGPIQIAGGLLVVSAMIVLQLPALARRRRLAIPSPDCGACAQPAPQPSAGSLALVTSERR from the coding sequence GTGAACGCGTCCCCGCAGATCAGCCGCGAGCGCCAGGGCCTGCTGCTCTGCGCGCTCGCGGCTGTCGGCTTCGGCACGATGGGCGTGCTCGCGAAGCTCGCCTACGCCGCCGGCGCGAACGTCCTGACGCTGCTGTCGGTGCGCTTCGCGGTCGGCGCGCTGCTGCTGTGGGCGATCGCCGCGCACCGCGGCGTCGCGCGCATCCCCAGCCGGCGCGCCGCGCTCGGCGCGCTGCTGCTCGGGCTGCTGCTCTACAGCGCCGAGTCCGGCCTCTACGCGTCCGCGCTCACGCACATCGACGCGTCGCTCGCCGAGCTGCTGATGTTCACCTACCCCGCGATCGTCGTGCTGGCCGCGATCGCGCTGCGACGCGAGCAGCCCTCCCAGCGTCGCGTCGGCGCCGTCGCGATCGCCTCCAGCGGCGTCGTGCTCGTGCTGCTGGGCGGGTCGACCGGCGCGATCGACCCGGTCGGCGTCGGCCTCGCGCTCGGCGCCGCGCTGCTCTACGCCGTCTACGTGCTGAGCGCCGACGCGCTCGGCGGCAGACTGCACCCGCTCACGTTCGCGGCGCTGATCTGCACCGGCGCGGCGATCTCCTTCAGCGTCGTCGGCGGCGCGTCGGGCTCGCTCCAGCTCGGCGGCCTCGCCGGCGAGGCGTGGCTGTGGATCGGCGTGATCGGCGTCGCCTCGACCGCAGTCGGCATGAGCGCCTTCGTCGCCGGCGTCGAGCGGCTCGGTCCGAGCCGCGCCTCGATCATGTCGGCGCTGGACCCGGTCGTCGCCGTGATCGCCGGCGCGGCCGTCTTCTCGGAGCGGCTGGGACCGATCCAGATCGCCGGCGGCCTGCTCGTCGTCAGCGCGATGATCGTGCTGCAGCTGCCGGCGCTCGCCCGCCGTCGCCGCTTGGCGATACCATCGCCCGACTGTGGCGCTTGTGCTCAGCCCGCCCCTCAGCCCTCAGCTGGCTCGCTCGCGCTCGTCACTTCCGAGCGGCGATGA
- a CDS encoding ATP-dependent DNA ligase, whose product MALVLSPPLSPQLARSRSSLPSGDEWAYEPKFDGFRAIAFVEGDEVRIQSRGGRPLERYFPELRFPPGRYVVDGEIVIEGEDGQQDFDLLSQRIHPAASRIELLSVQTPARFIAFDLLADADASLLERPFSERRAALEALDAPGLELTPLVRTAEEAEAWLRSAEGVVAKELAAPYKPGERAGMAKIKRVRTIDAVITGWRPGKEPFTVGSLILGLYDADGELRVVGHTSSLRAAERRELVDRLRPYETGERGSADPSRWKNDKDLEWVALRPELVVEISFDHVSGRRIRHGAKLKRWREDKPAAECRIEQLAD is encoded by the coding sequence GTGGCGCTTGTGCTCAGCCCGCCCCTCAGCCCTCAGCTGGCTCGCTCGCGCTCGTCACTTCCGAGCGGCGATGAGTGGGCGTACGAGCCGAAGTTCGACGGCTTTCGCGCGATCGCGTTCGTCGAGGGCGACGAGGTGCGGATCCAGTCGCGCGGCGGCAGACCGCTGGAGCGCTACTTCCCCGAGCTGAGATTCCCGCCGGGACGCTACGTCGTCGACGGCGAGATCGTGATCGAGGGCGAGGACGGCCAGCAGGACTTCGACCTGCTGTCGCAGCGGATCCACCCGGCCGCTTCGCGGATCGAGCTGCTGTCGGTGCAGACGCCGGCGCGCTTCATCGCGTTCGACCTGCTCGCCGACGCCGACGCGAGCCTGCTGGAGCGCCCGTTCTCGGAGCGGCGCGCGGCGCTGGAAGCTTTGGACGCCCCCGGCTTGGAGCTGACGCCGCTCGTGCGCACCGCCGAGGAGGCGGAGGCGTGGCTGCGCAGCGCCGAGGGCGTCGTCGCGAAGGAGCTGGCGGCGCCGTACAAGCCCGGCGAGCGCGCCGGGATGGCGAAGATCAAGCGGGTCCGCACGATCGACGCCGTCATCACCGGCTGGCGGCCGGGCAAGGAGCCGTTCACGGTCGGCTCGCTGATCCTCGGGCTCTACGACGCCGACGGCGAGCTGCGCGTCGTCGGCCACACGTCGTCGCTGAGAGCGGCGGAGAGACGCGAGCTGGTCGACAGACTGCGGCCGTACGAGACCGGCGAGCGCGGCTCGGCCGACCCGAGCCGCTGGAAGAACGACAAGGATCTCGAATGGGTCGCACTGCGGCCGGAGCTGGTCGTCGAGATCTCGTTCGACCACGTCAGCGGCCGGCGCATCCGCCACGGCGCGAAGCTGAAGCGCTGGCGCGAGGACAAGCCGGCGGCCGAGTGCCGCATCGAGCAGCTCGCAGATTGA
- a CDS encoding DUF2278 family protein produces MPLKSYGVLKGSAVDRRLASGENGHFQIHVVDDTTDYRVAVNVESALEPSELEYLVASDFTHPLLADLVALPAGWNPLPSRAGGVALDFIRGNLFDRSRMRTLPFAVPGPDNDLNEKLDHYVQRALGDEHATVYAFGERWGPEAGRKDKIFGFLPGNGVHDIHMNQANVGRFVGDDGVWQDGALLLHFPAHDTTPEQWVGIFLKFQSQTWHTDDATGHQLPVEGGAVPDGSVRVVAALANADDSPETEFVTLLNTTARAIDLDGWQLADRDGNTMRLAGRIAPGESLRLRLAPPVVLPNGGGTVTLLDAAGLRVDGVAYTAAQARESGRTIVF; encoded by the coding sequence ATGCCGCTGAAGAGCTACGGGGTGCTGAAGGGCAGCGCGGTCGACCGGCGGCTCGCCTCCGGCGAGAACGGCCACTTCCAGATCCACGTCGTCGACGACACGACCGACTATCGCGTCGCGGTCAACGTCGAGTCGGCGCTGGAGCCGTCCGAGCTGGAGTACCTCGTCGCCTCCGACTTCACCCACCCGCTGCTCGCCGACCTCGTCGCACTGCCGGCCGGCTGGAATCCGCTGCCGAGCAGAGCGGGCGGCGTCGCGCTCGACTTCATCCGCGGCAACCTGTTCGACCGCAGCAGGATGAGAACGCTCCCGTTCGCCGTGCCCGGGCCCGACAACGACCTCAACGAGAAGCTCGACCACTACGTCCAGCGCGCGCTCGGCGACGAGCACGCGACCGTCTACGCGTTCGGCGAGCGGTGGGGGCCGGAGGCGGGCAGAAAGGACAAGATCTTCGGCTTCCTGCCCGGCAACGGCGTGCACGACATCCACATGAACCAGGCGAACGTCGGCCGCTTCGTCGGCGACGACGGCGTCTGGCAGGACGGCGCGCTGCTGCTGCACTTCCCCGCGCACGACACGACGCCGGAGCAGTGGGTCGGGATCTTCCTCAAGTTCCAGTCGCAGACCTGGCACACCGACGATGCGACCGGCCACCAGCTTCCGGTCGAGGGCGGCGCCGTGCCCGACGGCAGCGTCCGCGTCGTCGCCGCGCTCGCGAACGCCGACGACTCGCCGGAGACGGAGTTCGTCACGCTGCTCAACACGACGGCGCGCGCGATCGACCTCGACGGCTGGCAGCTGGCCGACCGCGACGGCAACACGATGCGGCTCGCCGGGCGGATCGCGCCCGGCGAGAGCCTGCGGCTGCGGCTCGCACCGCCCGTCGTGCTGCCCAACGGCGGCGGCACCGTGACGCTGCTCGACGCCGCCGGCCTGCGCGTCGACGGCGTCGCCTACACAGCCGCGCAGGCGCGCGAGTCGGGCCGCACGATCGTCTTCTAG
- a CDS encoding MFS transporter gives MATTSLDTPRAKNIALLLLVMTEFVVVMDASIVNVALPSIGSDLKMSHDDLSWIVNAYTLTFGGFLLLGGRLADFLGRRRMFVSGMALFSVASLLGGLAPSAEWLIAARALQGLGAAIISPAALSIITTMFREGAERNRALGAWGAVAGAGGAVGTLLGGVLTEWAGWEWVLFVNVPIGALLIWQAPLRLVESTAGETERAFDIPGAISVTAGLALLVYALVDATSAGWTSTATLLRIAGALLLLAAFVVIELRSRRPLVPFSIFRLRTLRGANVVGLFVGMSLFSMFFIVTLYLQQVLGQSSVEAGFAFLPLSLAIIVCAGLASALVTKIGFKLTLIAGMLLVVAGLGWFTQVSAPGGSFVSDVLGPSLLAGAGLGLAFVPVTIAAVTGTTGAQAGLASGLINTSQQIGGALGLAILASIANAGTRDAVEAGVGDPAVALTEGFQDAFLVGAGFALAGVVLAAVLISSRDSREHAEAARRGEVDVVHA, from the coding sequence ATGGCCACCACCTCGCTCGACACACCGCGCGCGAAGAACATCGCGCTGCTGCTGCTCGTGATGACGGAGTTCGTCGTCGTCATGGACGCATCGATCGTCAACGTCGCGCTGCCGTCGATCGGCAGCGACCTGAAGATGTCTCATGACGACCTCTCGTGGATCGTCAACGCCTACACGCTCACGTTCGGCGGCTTCCTGCTGCTCGGTGGACGGCTCGCCGACTTCCTCGGACGGCGGCGGATGTTCGTCTCCGGCATGGCGCTGTTCTCCGTCGCCTCGCTGCTCGGCGGGCTCGCACCGAGCGCCGAGTGGCTGATCGCCGCCCGCGCGCTGCAAGGGCTCGGCGCCGCGATCATCTCGCCGGCGGCGCTGTCGATCATCACGACGATGTTCCGCGAGGGTGCCGAGCGCAACCGCGCGCTCGGCGCGTGGGGCGCGGTCGCCGGTGCCGGCGGCGCGGTCGGGACGCTGCTCGGCGGCGTGCTGACCGAGTGGGCCGGCTGGGAGTGGGTGCTGTTCGTGAACGTCCCGATCGGCGCACTGCTGATCTGGCAGGCGCCGCTGCGGCTCGTCGAGTCGACCGCGGGCGAGACCGAGCGCGCGTTCGACATCCCCGGCGCGATCAGCGTCACGGCGGGCCTCGCGCTGCTCGTCTACGCGCTCGTCGACGCGACGAGCGCCGGCTGGACCTCGACCGCGACGCTGCTGCGGATCGCCGGCGCGCTGCTGCTGCTCGCCGCGTTCGTCGTGATCGAGCTGCGCAGCCGCCGCCCGCTCGTCCCGTTCTCGATCTTCCGCCTGCGCACGCTGCGCGGCGCGAACGTCGTCGGGCTGTTCGTCGGCATGTCGCTGTTCTCGATGTTCTTCATCGTCACGCTCTACCTGCAGCAGGTGCTCGGCCAGTCGTCGGTCGAGGCGGGCTTCGCGTTCCTGCCGCTGTCGCTCGCGATCATCGTCTGCGCCGGCCTCGCATCGGCGCTCGTCACGAAGATCGGGTTCAAGCTGACGCTGATCGCCGGCATGCTGCTCGTCGTCGCCGGCCTCGGCTGGTTCACGCAGGTGAGCGCCCCGGGCGGCTCGTTCGTATCCGACGTGCTCGGGCCGTCGCTGCTCGCCGGCGCGGGCCTCGGCCTCGCGTTCGTCCCGGTCACGATCGCGGCGGTGACCGGTACGACGGGCGCCCAGGCGGGCCTCGCGTCGGGCCTGATCAACACCTCGCAGCAGATCGGCGGCGCGCTCGGCCTCGCGATCCTCGCCTCGATCGCCAACGCCGGCACGCGCGACGCTGTCGAGGCGGGCGTCGGCGATCCGGCCGTGGCGCTGACCGAGGGCTTCCAGGACGCGTTCCTGGTCGGCGCCGGCTTCGCGCTCGCCGGCGTCGTGCTGGCGGCGGTGCTGATCTCCTCACGCGACTCGCGCGAGCACGCCGAGGCCGCGCGCCGCGGCGAGGTCGACGTCGTGCACGCCTAG
- a CDS encoding response regulator, translating into MSERSGRPIVVIVDDHHLFRAGVRAELAAACDVVGEAASPAEAIAVIGAVSPDVVLLDVHLPDGGGLAVLEAFRGIAGAPAFLALSVSDAAEDVVPMVRAGARGYVTKTIDTPALLDAIVRVRQGEPYFSPRLAAFVLQAFSAPAEEQADDELDQLTPREREVLHHLARGYAYKRIAARLGISPRTVETHVGSVLRKLQLSSRHELSHWAASRGLVEHDDDAR; encoded by the coding sequence ATGAGCGAGCGCTCTGGCCGTCCGATCGTCGTGATCGTCGACGACCACCACCTCTTCCGCGCCGGCGTCCGCGCGGAGCTGGCGGCGGCGTGCGACGTCGTCGGCGAGGCGGCGTCGCCGGCGGAGGCGATCGCCGTGATCGGCGCCGTCTCGCCCGACGTCGTGCTGCTCGACGTGCACCTGCCCGACGGCGGCGGGCTCGCCGTGCTGGAGGCGTTCCGCGGGATCGCGGGGGCACCGGCGTTCCTGGCGCTGTCGGTCTCCGACGCGGCCGAGGACGTCGTCCCGATGGTCCGCGCCGGCGCGCGCGGCTACGTGACCAAGACGATCGACACGCCGGCACTGCTCGACGCGATCGTGAGAGTGCGCCAGGGTGAGCCGTACTTCAGCCCGCGGCTCGCGGCCTTCGTGCTGCAGGCGTTCAGCGCACCGGCGGAGGAGCAGGCCGACGACGAGCTCGACCAGCTGACGCCGCGCGAGCGCGAGGTGCTCCACCACCTCGCGCGCGGCTACGCCTACAAGCGGATCGCCGCGCGGCTGGGGATCAGCCCGCGCACCGTCGAGACGCACGTCGGCTCGGTCCTGCGCAAGCTGCAGCTCTCCTCACGCCACGAGCTGAGCCACTGGGCTGCCTCGCGCGGCCTCGTCGAGCACGACGACGACGCGAGATAG
- a CDS encoding sensor histidine kinase, whose translation MSGAAIHPATAPSAPRGRWSDPSWRATAFAGATLLAALVLALAARGGALSTRIVALALAAGGLTLVAVVLVPAAVQLMRGSRGRVALLVAPLLLITPLLLLAVSRLDGSSGVTVLVVALAAASSGLVLIAEDLRRRARRAGARAADTPWQRMTMGERVRWLPWRAVVGGLLVGWATLLAVGVIGPYLAYTDWTWMVVLVVAALVTLAVIGVPVLVGSVARGDRDRLAQAREDERLRVAAHLHDSVLQTLALVQRQASDPAAVTRLARGQERALRAWMAGEAELGASTLAGALHMTAEEVETEERVDVDVTVLGDRPLDAQGHALVGAAREALRNAARHARGTPLVVFAELSRDGAAVYVRDEGNGFDLDAVSAERRGVRDAIVGRMAGVGGEAAIDSVAGEGTEVALRFGDAIGRAG comes from the coding sequence ATGAGCGGGGCCGCGATCCACCCCGCGACGGCCCCCAGCGCTCCGCGCGGCCGCTGGAGCGACCCGAGCTGGCGTGCGACGGCGTTCGCCGGCGCGACGCTGCTGGCGGCGCTCGTGCTGGCGCTGGCGGCGCGCGGCGGCGCGCTGTCGACCCGGATCGTCGCCCTCGCGCTCGCGGCCGGCGGGCTCACGCTCGTGGCCGTCGTGCTCGTGCCCGCGGCGGTGCAGCTGATGCGCGGCTCGCGCGGCCGCGTCGCGCTGCTCGTCGCCCCGCTGCTGCTGATCACGCCGCTGCTGCTGCTCGCCGTCTCGCGGCTCGACGGCAGCAGTGGCGTGACCGTGCTGGTGGTCGCTCTCGCGGCTGCGAGCAGCGGGCTGGTGCTGATCGCGGAGGACCTGCGCCGCCGCGCACGCCGCGCGGGCGCCCGCGCCGCAGACACGCCGTGGCAGCGGATGACGATGGGCGAGCGCGTCCGCTGGCTGCCGTGGAGAGCCGTCGTCGGCGGGCTGCTCGTCGGCTGGGCGACGCTGCTCGCCGTCGGCGTGATCGGCCCCTATCTCGCGTACACCGACTGGACCTGGATGGTGGTGCTCGTCGTCGCCGCGCTCGTCACGCTCGCGGTGATCGGCGTGCCGGTGCTCGTCGGCAGCGTCGCCCGCGGCGACCGCGACCGGCTCGCGCAGGCGCGCGAGGACGAGCGGCTGCGCGTCGCCGCGCACCTGCACGACTCGGTCCTGCAGACGCTCGCGCTCGTTCAGCGGCAGGCATCGGACCCGGCCGCGGTGACACGCCTCGCACGCGGACAGGAGCGCGCGCTGCGCGCCTGGATGGCGGGCGAGGCGGAGCTGGGCGCCTCGACGCTCGCGGGCGCACTGCACATGACCGCCGAGGAGGTCGAGACGGAGGAGCGCGTCGACGTCGACGTGACGGTGCTCGGCGACCGCCCGCTCGACGCGCAGGGCCACGCGCTCGTCGGCGCCGCGCGCGAGGCGCTGCGCAACGCGGCGCGGCACGCGCGCGGGACGCCGCTCGTCGTCTTCGCGGAGCTGTCGCGCGACGGCGCGGCGGTCTACGTGCGCGACGAGGGCAACGGCTTCGACCTTGACGCGGTCTCGGCGGAGCGGCGCGGCGTGCGCGACGCGATCGTCGGCCGGATGGCCGGCGTCGGCGGCGAGGCGGCGATCGACTCGGTCGCGGGCGAGGGCACCGAGGTCGCCCTGCGCTTCGGCGACGCGATCGGGAGAGCGGGATGA